A genomic window from Martelella lutilitoris includes:
- a CDS encoding CBS domain-containing protein: MRISEIMTRDVALAKPNDIIVEIARRMTNEDIGFLPVGENDRLVGMVTDRDIVTRGVATGLDGRSKVSEVMSTDVKYCRDTDEVDDVLANMGDIQVRRLVVLDDNKRMCGIVSLADAARGSLSHTGRSLKGVVRDGGSHNQSAA; this comes from the coding sequence ATGCGAATTTCAGAAATCATGACACGCGACGTCGCCCTTGCGAAACCCAACGACATCATTGTCGAAATCGCCAGGCGGATGACGAATGAAGATATCGGCTTCCTCCCGGTGGGCGAAAACGACCGGCTGGTCGGCATGGTGACGGACCGCGACATCGTCACGCGCGGCGTTGCCACGGGCCTCGACGGGCGCAGCAAGGTGAGCGAGGTGATGAGCACCGACGTCAAATATTGCCGCGACACGGATGAGGTGGATGACGTTCTCGCCAATATGGGCGATATCCAGGTGCGCCGCCTGGTCGTGCTGGACGACAACAAGCGCATGTGCGGTATCGTCTCGCTCGCGGATGCCGCCCGCGGCAGTCTCAGCCACACCGGACGCAGCCTGAAGGGCGTCGTGCGCGACGGCGGCAGCCATAACCAATCCGCCGCCTGA
- a CDS encoding efflux RND transporter periplasmic adaptor subunit, which produces MPEDGKGRENRTQLIGWAIAIVVLLAGGAVAAFGFFWSSDETQAEAPAAPLVRVASPVELDQPLTISQTALVRSGAEVVLAPEVGGRIERIGENFAAGGRLAEDDLVIELDDARFRSDLQAAQAAVEEAEASLDEARADLDRQNQLAERGATPEATTEDAAARVKRARASLSSARAQRQSAEIALDDTRLEAPFPAVVLSADAARGQLVSAGTSVGTAALAGYAEAAVGLSERDFALLGGEAALLGKPVGIRPVRGEGEVKDVRIGTVTAVIPRIESSARTTEVIVSIRNPFVADEGAPALRIGEVVRVHFALPDEESPFAAPSGVVQAGQQVWGVDSDNRLVRLEAEVRRRIEGAVLLSGDLDGRRLLLTPVDTPVDGLKVRVDGDKPVTVGDLSDPVANRIASAPSGLVNVPDDIASGSASSAAGATATGGNTSGANTAGGAAQ; this is translated from the coding sequence ATGCCCGAAGACGGCAAAGGCCGCGAAAACCGAACACAGCTTATTGGCTGGGCGATTGCCATTGTGGTTCTGCTGGCAGGCGGCGCTGTCGCCGCCTTCGGTTTCTTCTGGTCCTCGGACGAGACCCAGGCGGAAGCGCCGGCCGCGCCGCTGGTCAGGGTCGCCAGCCCCGTCGAACTGGACCAGCCGCTGACGATCTCGCAAACGGCGCTGGTCCGTTCGGGCGCGGAGGTGGTTCTGGCGCCGGAGGTTGGCGGACGCATCGAACGGATCGGCGAAAATTTCGCCGCGGGCGGCCGACTGGCCGAGGACGATCTCGTCATCGAGCTCGATGACGCCCGTTTCCGATCCGATCTGCAGGCTGCACAGGCCGCTGTTGAAGAGGCCGAGGCAAGCCTCGATGAAGCCCGCGCCGATCTCGATCGCCAGAACCAGCTTGCCGAGCGCGGCGCAACGCCGGAAGCCACGACCGAGGATGCCGCCGCACGGGTCAAGCGCGCCCGCGCCAGCCTGTCTTCGGCGCGCGCTCAGCGCCAAAGCGCGGAGATCGCGCTCGACGATACGCGCCTGGAAGCGCCGTTTCCCGCCGTGGTGCTGAGCGCCGATGCGGCGCGGGGCCAACTGGTCAGCGCCGGCACAAGCGTCGGCACGGCTGCGCTCGCGGGATATGCGGAGGCGGCTGTCGGGCTTTCCGAACGCGATTTCGCGCTTCTGGGCGGGGAGGCCGCGCTTCTGGGCAAGCCCGTCGGCATCCGCCCCGTGCGGGGTGAGGGCGAAGTCAAAGACGTTCGGATCGGCACGGTCACGGCCGTCATTCCGCGCATCGAATCATCCGCCAGAACCACCGAGGTTATCGTCAGCATCCGCAATCCCTTCGTCGCCGACGAAGGCGCGCCGGCGCTCAGGATCGGAGAGGTCGTTCGCGTCCATTTCGCCCTTCCCGATGAAGAAAGCCCTTTCGCAGCCCCGTCAGGTGTCGTGCAGGCCGGCCAGCAGGTGTGGGGCGTCGACAGCGACAACAGGCTGGTTCGGCTGGAGGCGGAAGTGCGCCGGCGGATCGAGGGCGCGGTTCTTCTGAGCGGCGATCTTGATGGACGACGTTTGTTGTTGACGCCGGTGGACACGCCTGTCGACGGGCTAAAGGTCAGGGTCGATGGCGATAAGCCGGTCACCGTCGGCGATCTCTCCGACCCGGTCGCGAACCGTATCGCTTCGGCTCCCTCAGGCCTTGTCAATGTGCCGGATGACATTGCCTCCGGCTCGGCGTCCTCCGCCGCAGGCGCAACCGCAACCGGCGGCAATACCTCCGGCGCAAATACGGCAGGTGGCGCGGCGCAATGA
- a CDS encoding efflux RND transporter permease subunit has product MNWLIRRVFETGVFANLLLVGLVAAGLLSLATLTVKNFPDLSTGTISITVTYPGATAQDVSDSVVEPIESAIRSIEGIRKITATASEGQARIIADLTRGADPETVKDDIQTEVRSLTSLPQSAEEPVIVEVEPEELAIQFVLSGDLPADTLKAIAVSAREDLQAIDGISQVRISGAPEDRISVEVPQAQLLAYGTTLGALAERIGNATADYSAGTLDGPEDRVSVRTAGERDTGAAIGEIVMFSSPAGAQVRLEDFAEISDGLAEDPVLAEIDGKPAVFVNVFRAGSEPLLNIVSLTQDYLENELEPRLPETVTLTEWRNQATSLQGRIDLLVKNGIIGAALILVILTLALDIRIAAWVSVGIAVSFIGTFALMALFGVSISQLSLFAFILSLGIVVDDAIVVGEAIYTERQSGKSGPQAAIDGTLRMARPVFFSVATTVLAFVPLLFIPGLSGSFLAPVAAVVIMVLGLSLVESFFVLPTHLSHLRSGEPRRFSPRRLADPLRRQVGGRIDSFADTRFRRVAETVDRHPGPTLVLCLGLLLASLAPLTLGFVRFVFFPDIEGNFVSAELQMSDGSSVASTRAEAETLAAAMDRAAGQLAEQTGSDAGDIRQASAILIGIPAVSGGPPGGTESTAASTARIEVKIADAESRDFSAGELVDLWRAEAGEIAGARSLSFSTSEVGIGADIVLNIAAGTPEARAAAVDRIRSALVEKAGVTAVRDSRGSSSEEVVATLSDQGRALGVELSSVARGLRNALFGAVATEFQRNREEVEVRVRLPASDRGTIADLQDLRLPAEGGLVPIGTVADLAFQPAPSTITRIDGSRVTTVTADVTGGSTTGSEVTDQLMTETVPQLRQDYPDLEITLGGEQEEQSRFAPALLRNAVLALLGIYALLTLAFGSYTRPLILLTVLPFGLVGTILGHWALGLELTLLSMFGLIGLMGILLNNALLLVIRTFECAESGSPRPVVDAMVERLRPIILTTVTTFLGVTPLILETSLQAQFLIPTAVALGFGILVGSFFTLAVVPAVSVFYLRLSGRGKANG; this is encoded by the coding sequence ATGAACTGGCTGATCAGGCGCGTTTTCGAGACGGGCGTTTTTGCAAATCTTCTTCTGGTCGGGCTGGTGGCGGCGGGGCTTCTGTCGCTTGCCACGCTTACGGTCAAGAACTTCCCCGACCTTTCGACCGGCACCATCAGCATCACCGTCACCTATCCGGGCGCGACGGCGCAGGATGTCTCCGATTCCGTCGTCGAGCCGATCGAATCGGCGATCCGCAGCATCGAGGGCATCCGCAAGATCACCGCCACGGCGAGCGAAGGACAGGCGAGAATAATCGCGGACCTGACGCGCGGGGCGGACCCCGAGACGGTGAAGGACGATATCCAGACCGAGGTCCGAAGTCTCACCTCGCTACCCCAGTCCGCCGAAGAACCGGTGATTGTCGAGGTCGAGCCGGAGGAACTCGCGATACAGTTCGTCCTTTCCGGCGATCTGCCTGCGGACACGCTGAAGGCGATCGCCGTCTCCGCCCGCGAGGATCTCCAGGCCATCGACGGTATATCGCAGGTGAGGATTAGCGGCGCGCCCGAGGACCGCATATCGGTCGAGGTGCCGCAGGCGCAGCTTCTCGCCTATGGCACGACGCTCGGCGCGCTTGCCGAGCGCATCGGCAATGCGACCGCCGACTATTCCGCCGGAACGCTTGACGGGCCGGAGGACCGCGTTTCGGTGCGCACCGCCGGCGAACGCGATACCGGGGCGGCGATCGGGGAGATCGTGATGTTTTCCTCGCCGGCCGGCGCGCAGGTGCGGCTTGAGGATTTCGCTGAAATCTCCGACGGGCTTGCCGAAGACCCCGTGCTGGCCGAGATCGACGGCAAGCCCGCCGTCTTCGTCAATGTTTTCCGCGCCGGAAGTGAACCGCTGCTCAACATCGTCAGCCTGACGCAGGACTACCTCGAAAACGAGCTCGAACCGCGCCTGCCGGAAACCGTGACGCTCACCGAGTGGCGCAATCAGGCAACATCGCTTCAGGGCCGGATCGACCTTCTGGTCAAGAACGGCATCATCGGCGCGGCGCTGATCCTGGTCATCCTGACGCTGGCGCTCGACATCCGCATAGCGGCCTGGGTCTCGGTGGGCATCGCCGTGTCCTTCATCGGCACTTTCGCGCTGATGGCCTTGTTCGGCGTCAGCATCAGCCAGCTTTCACTGTTCGCCTTCATCCTCTCGCTCGGCATCGTGGTCGACGACGCCATTGTGGTCGGGGAAGCCATCTACACCGAGCGCCAGTCCGGCAAATCCGGCCCGCAGGCGGCCATCGACGGAACGCTTCGAATGGCGCGGCCGGTTTTCTTTTCGGTGGCGACAACCGTCCTCGCCTTCGTGCCGCTGCTGTTCATTCCGGGCCTTTCCGGCTCCTTCCTCGCGCCGGTGGCCGCCGTGGTCATCATGGTGCTCGGTCTGTCTCTGGTCGAGAGCTTCTTCGTGCTTCCCACGCATCTCTCCCATCTGCGCTCCGGCGAGCCGCGCCGGTTTTCGCCAAGACGTCTGGCCGATCCGCTGCGCCGGCAGGTCGGCGGGCGGATCGACAGTTTTGCCGATACCCGTTTTCGCCGGGTCGCCGAAACGGTCGACCGTCATCCGGGACCGACGCTGGTGCTCTGCCTCGGCCTGCTGCTTGCCTCGCTGGCGCCGCTGACGCTCGGTTTCGTCCGTTTCGTGTTCTTTCCCGACATCGAAGGCAATTTCGTCTCCGCCGAACTGCAGATGAGCGATGGCTCATCGGTGGCGTCCACGCGCGCGGAAGCCGAAACGCTGGCAGCGGCGATGGACCGGGCGGCTGGCCAACTGGCCGAGCAGACCGGCAGCGATGCCGGCGATATCCGCCAGGCAAGCGCCATCCTGATCGGCATTCCCGCCGTTTCCGGCGGTCCGCCGGGCGGGACGGAAAGTACAGCCGCCAGCACGGCGCGCATCGAGGTCAAGATTGCCGATGCCGAGAGCCGCGACTTTTCCGCCGGCGAACTGGTCGACCTCTGGCGCGCCGAGGCGGGCGAGATTGCCGGCGCGCGCTCGCTGAGCTTTTCCACCAGTGAGGTCGGCATCGGCGCCGATATCGTCCTCAATATTGCGGCCGGCACCCCGGAGGCGCGCGCAGCCGCGGTCGACCGGATCAGGAGCGCGCTCGTTGAAAAAGCCGGCGTCACCGCCGTCAGGGACAGCCGGGGCTCGTCCTCCGAAGAAGTCGTCGCCACGCTTTCAGATCAGGGCCGGGCGCTTGGCGTTGAACTGAGCTCGGTGGCGCGGGGGCTTCGCAACGCGCTGTTCGGCGCCGTGGCGACGGAGTTTCAGCGCAACCGCGAAGAGGTGGAGGTGCGCGTGCGCCTGCCGGCATCGGACCGCGGTACCATCGCCGATCTTCAGGACCTGCGGCTGCCGGCCGAGGGCGGGCTGGTTCCGATCGGCACGGTCGCTGACCTCGCCTTCCAGCCGGCGCCATCGACGATCACAAGGATCGACGGCAGTCGCGTGACCACGGTCACCGCCGATGTCACGGGCGGCTCGACCACCGGCAGCGAGGTGACGGATCAATTGATGACGGAAACCGTGCCGCAACTGCGGCAGGATTATCCGGATCTCGAAATCACGCTGGGCGGCGAGCAGGAAGAGCAGAGCCGCTTCGCGCCGGCGCTGCTGCGCAATGCTGTCCTCGCGCTTTTAGGGATTTACGCCCTTCTGACGCTGGCTTTCGGTTCCTATACGCGCCCGCTGATCCTGCTGACGGTTCTGCCCTTCGGGCTCGTCGGCACCATACTCGGGCATTGGGCGCTGGGCCTCGAATTGACGCTCCTGTCCATGTTCGGCCTCATCGGGCTGATGGGCATTCTGCTGAACAACGCCCTGCTTCTGGTCATCCGCACCTTTGAATGTGCCGAAAGCGGCAGTCCCAGGCCGGTGGTCGACGCCATGGTGGAGCGCCTGAGGCCGATCATCCTGACAACCGTGACGACGTTCCTTGGCGTCACGCCGCTCATTCTGGAAACCAGCTTGCAGGCCCAGTTCCTGATCCCGACAGCGGTCGCGCTCGGCTTCGGCATTCTGGTCGGCTCGTTCTTCACCCTCGCCGTCGTCCCCGCCGTCAGCGTGTTCTATCTGAGGCTTTCCGGTCGTGGAAAGGCAAACGGGTGA
- a CDS encoding membrane-bound PQQ-dependent dehydrogenase, glucose/quinate/shikimate family, with protein sequence MSHQTEHRQSRHPIAHWYAILLGALLVLLGAVIGTGGVWLIALGGSWYYLIAGLGLVASGVLMTKGKISGALVYGATYIFTLVWALWEVGLQGWPLVPRLVAPTVILALVALAVPELRRRDPALWRGGRSATAATAVLAAIGIGALTAQWSEEPSAFAQADDNEETQSAAEAPADLPGGVVLEPENEPGERAMTQSDADASEAGETRPALAMREAGEDWPAWGGSIHGDKYSPLTQITPENVGELERIWEFHTGDLPGPEAEGKYSPENTPLKIGDKLFACTPMGNVISIDARSGKEEWRFDPGVPADAIPYGATCRGVSYFEVPDAGLYDPCATRIIWGTLDARLIAIDAETGQRCNDFGDNGMVYLERGLGETVPGWYAMSSPPTIVRGVVVVGAQVTDGNAEDSPSGVIRGFDAVTGEFEWAWDMGRPGDTSQAGPDEVYTRGTPNMWTIAAGDEELGYVYLPLGNSAVDYYGSNRSEAENEYSTSLVAIDVTTGRPVWHFQTVHRDVWDYDLGSQPTLVDFPTDEGSVPALVLASKQGDIYILNRETGESLFPVEERPVPGGGVEPDYISPTQPFSAYHTLAFPRLEEKDMWGMSPIDQLWCRIQFKRSHYDGIYTPPTTEQYWIQYPGYNGGNDWGSVAVDPERGLLIANYNNMPNHNRLVPREEADEAGLRAIYEPPTKGESPLGEAGPQIGAPYAIDVNAGWRVKFTGLLCKEPPYGGIRAIDLATGDTVWDRPFGSAARNGPFGIPSMLPITIGTPNNGGPAVTASGLIFIAATTDNLIRAIDSETGETLWSDRLPGGGQANPLVVEVAGRQFVIIYPGGHHFMETPISDTIIAYGLPES encoded by the coding sequence ATGTCACATCAAACAGAACATCGACAATCCCGCCATCCCATAGCCCACTGGTATGCCATTCTGCTTGGAGCGCTGCTGGTCCTGCTTGGCGCCGTGATCGGCACCGGCGGCGTCTGGCTGATTGCGCTTGGCGGCTCCTGGTACTATCTCATTGCCGGATTGGGCCTTGTGGCTTCAGGCGTACTGATGACAAAAGGCAAGATCTCCGGCGCGCTCGTCTATGGCGCGACCTACATTTTCACGCTTGTCTGGGCCCTGTGGGAAGTGGGGCTGCAGGGCTGGCCTCTGGTGCCGCGCCTTGTGGCGCCCACCGTTATTCTCGCGCTTGTCGCGCTTGCGGTGCCTGAGCTGCGCCGCCGCGATCCGGCGCTGTGGCGCGGCGGTCGGAGCGCGACCGCTGCGACAGCGGTGCTTGCGGCAATCGGCATCGGCGCGCTGACGGCGCAATGGTCCGAAGAGCCATCCGCCTTCGCCCAGGCCGATGACAACGAAGAAACGCAATCCGCGGCTGAAGCGCCCGCCGACCTGCCGGGCGGCGTCGTGCTGGAGCCGGAGAACGAGCCGGGCGAGCGAGCGATGACGCAGAGCGACGCCGACGCATCGGAAGCCGGCGAAACCCGTCCGGCACTGGCGATGCGCGAGGCGGGAGAAGACTGGCCGGCCTGGGGCGGCAGCATCCATGGCGACAAATATTCGCCGCTCACCCAGATCACACCCGAAAATGTCGGCGAGCTGGAACGCATCTGGGAATTTCACACCGGAGATCTTCCCGGACCGGAAGCCGAGGGGAAATACTCGCCGGAAAACACGCCGTTGAAGATCGGCGACAAGCTGTTCGCCTGCACCCCCATGGGCAATGTCATCTCGATCGATGCGCGGTCGGGCAAGGAGGAATGGCGCTTCGATCCAGGCGTGCCTGCAGATGCAATCCCCTATGGCGCGACCTGCCGTGGCGTCAGCTATTTCGAAGTGCCTGATGCCGGTCTCTACGATCCTTGCGCGACGCGCATCATCTGGGGAACGCTCGATGCCCGCCTGATCGCCATCGATGCCGAAACCGGTCAGCGTTGCAACGACTTCGGCGACAATGGCATGGTCTATCTCGAACGCGGCCTCGGCGAGACCGTTCCGGGGTGGTATGCGATGTCGTCACCGCCAACCATCGTGCGCGGTGTGGTCGTTGTCGGTGCCCAGGTGACGGACGGCAATGCGGAGGATTCGCCGTCCGGCGTCATTCGCGGTTTCGATGCCGTTACCGGCGAATTCGAATGGGCCTGGGACATGGGCCGCCCGGGCGATACGAGCCAGGCCGGGCCCGACGAGGTTTATACGCGCGGCACGCCCAATATGTGGACCATTGCCGCCGGCGACGAGGAGCTTGGCTATGTGTACCTCCCCCTCGGCAATTCCGCGGTCGATTATTACGGTTCCAATCGCAGTGAAGCGGAGAACGAATATTCGACGTCTCTGGTCGCGATCGACGTGACGACGGGCCGACCTGTCTGGCACTTCCAGACGGTCCATCGGGACGTCTGGGACTACGACCTCGGCAGCCAGCCGACACTGGTCGATTTTCCGACCGACGAGGGCTCCGTCCCGGCACTGGTTCTCGCCTCCAAGCAGGGGGATATCTACATCCTCAACCGCGAGACCGGGGAATCGCTGTTTCCCGTGGAGGAACGTCCGGTCCCTGGCGGCGGCGTTGAGCCTGACTATATTTCCCCGACACAGCCTTTCTCCGCCTATCACACGCTGGCCTTTCCGCGGCTGGAAGAGAAAGACATGTGGGGCATGTCGCCGATTGACCAGCTCTGGTGCCGCATCCAATTCAAGCGGTCGCATTATGATGGCATCTATACCCCGCCGACGACGGAACAATACTGGATACAGTATCCGGGTTACAATGGCGGCAATGACTGGGGTTCGGTCGCTGTCGATCCGGAGCGCGGTCTGCTGATCGCCAATTACAATAACATGCCGAACCACAACAGGCTGGTGCCGCGCGAAGAGGCAGACGAAGCCGGGTTGCGGGCCATCTATGAACCGCCGACGAAAGGAGAATCCCCGCTCGGCGAGGCGGGCCCGCAGATCGGCGCGCCCTATGCGATCGACGTCAATGCAGGCTGGCGCGTCAAATTTACCGGTTTGCTCTGCAAGGAGCCGCCCTATGGCGGAATTCGCGCCATCGATCTGGCCACAGGCGATACGGTCTGGGATCGACCCTTTGGTTCAGCGGCCAGGAACGGACCTTTCGGCATTCCCTCCATGCTGCCGATCACGATCGGCACGCCGAACAATGGCGGTCCGGCCGTCACCGCCAGCGGGCTGATCTTCATCGCCGCGACCACGGACAATCTGATCCGCGCGATCGACTCTGAAACCGGCGAAACGCTCTGGAGCGACCGACTGCCGGGCGGCGGTCAGGCCAATCCGCTCGTTGTTGAAGTCGCGGGGCGGCAGTTCGTGATCATCTATCCCGGCGGCCATCACTTCATGGAGACGCCGATCAGCGACACGATCATCGCCTACGGTCTGCCCGAGAGCTGA
- a CDS encoding DUF892 family protein: protein MVTMVGNEGGIEQLVEDLLSLEHDAIAAYDSCIERLNDKSLSAKIAEFREDHLQHVEILNDMARELGIEAPSEGDMKGMLTTGKIALADLMGDSAIIKAMKTNEDDTVTAYERASRHDDAIPQSKAFFTKAHQDELRHREWMETTAESI from the coding sequence ATGGTCACCATGGTCGGCAACGAAGGAGGCATCGAGCAACTCGTCGAGGATTTGTTGTCTCTCGAACACGATGCCATCGCTGCATACGATTCCTGCATTGAGCGGCTGAATGACAAGTCGCTCAGCGCGAAGATCGCCGAATTCAGAGAGGATCATCTGCAACACGTCGAGATCCTGAACGACATGGCGCGCGAACTCGGCATTGAAGCGCCGAGCGAAGGCGACATGAAGGGGATGTTGACCACGGGCAAGATTGCCCTCGCGGACCTGATGGGCGATTCCGCGATCATAAAGGCGATGAAGACAAACGAGGACGACACCGTCACAGCTTACGAGCGCGCCTCGCGGCATGACGATGCGATCCCGCAATCGAAGGCCTTCTTTACGAAGGCGCATCAAGACGAGTTGCGTCATCGGGAGTGGATGGAGACCACCGCCGAATCAATATGA
- a CDS encoding cysteine hydrolase family protein has protein sequence MREIGNWRHICVDAQRMFAENTPWHLPWMAKVLPQLLEVSENHVARTIFTRFIPPQRKEDLAGGWKVYYQKWWMMAGEHLPQEMVELMPVLRALVPPARIFDKMTYSPWVDGRLYSRLQKEDVDSVVVTGGETDVCVLATVLGAIDLGFHLIVLSDAVCSGADETHDAAINLLGERFSVQLELVKTEQFLSLVSP, from the coding sequence GTGAGAGAAATCGGAAACTGGCGGCATATTTGTGTCGATGCCCAACGCATGTTCGCTGAAAACACGCCGTGGCATTTGCCCTGGATGGCAAAAGTGCTGCCCCAGCTTCTTGAAGTGTCCGAAAATCACGTCGCCCGGACAATTTTCACGCGCTTCATTCCTCCGCAGCGTAAGGAAGATTTGGCAGGAGGCTGGAAGGTCTATTACCAGAAATGGTGGATGATGGCTGGCGAGCATCTGCCGCAAGAAATGGTCGAACTGATGCCCGTGCTGCGCGCACTTGTTCCGCCCGCTCGCATCTTCGACAAGATGACCTATTCCCCTTGGGTCGACGGCAGGCTTTATTCCCGGCTGCAAAAGGAAGACGTTGACTCCGTCGTTGTCACCGGTGGCGAAACCGATGTCTGTGTGCTCGCGACCGTGCTCGGTGCCATTGATCTCGGCTTTCACCTGATCGTGCTGAGCGATGCCGTCTGTAGCGGTGCCGACGAAACCCACGACGCCGCAATCAACCTGCTGGGTGAGCGCTTCTCAGTCCAGCTTGAGCTGGTGAAGACGGAGCAGTTTCTATCGCTCGTGTCCCCATGA
- a CDS encoding NAD(P)H-dependent flavin oxidoreductase translates to MAGVSTPALAAVVSNAGGLGSIGIGASDVAGARAMIDETFAQTDRPFNVNVFAHGPAVQDPEREAAWLAALEPVFAEFGAAPPCDLRVIYKSFSDDPEMLSLLVEKKPAVVSFHFGLPPAETIAALKKAGIRLFATATSLAEAEAVKVAAQLGTAFIACPESAADDDYRAALKGQGAFHTRLTTAISGRPARACQPVHGTGGNNASRNHAARLSHCLRRRKGPSRRRQSRRRGWLRCAMGGARCAARACHARSRAYGNARA, encoded by the coding sequence TTGGCTGGCGTCTCGACCCCGGCGCTGGCGGCGGTGGTCTCAAACGCTGGCGGGCTTGGCTCGATCGGCATTGGCGCGAGCGATGTCGCTGGTGCCCGCGCGATGATCGACGAAACCTTCGCCCAAACGGACCGGCCCTTCAACGTCAACGTCTTCGCGCATGGCCCGGCCGTGCAGGACCCGGAGCGGGAGGCGGCATGGCTGGCGGCACTCGAGCCCGTCTTCGCCGAATTCGGCGCCGCGCCGCCGTGCGATCTGCGCGTCATCTACAAGAGCTTTTCCGATGACCCGGAGATGCTGTCTCTTCTGGTCGAGAAAAAGCCGGCGGTCGTCAGCTTTCATTTCGGCCTGCCGCCGGCTGAAACGATCGCTGCGCTGAAGAAAGCCGGCATTCGACTTTTCGCGACGGCGACGAGCCTTGCCGAGGCCGAAGCCGTCAAGGTCGCCGCGCAACTCGGCACTGCCTTTATTGCCTGTCCCGAGTCGGCCGCCGATGATGACTATCGCGCGGCGCTGAAGGGGCAGGGCGCATTCCACACGCGGCTGACAACCGCGATTTCCGGCCGGCCGGCGCGCGCTTGCCAACCGGTTCACGGAACTGGCGGAAACAACGCTTCGCGGAACCACGCCGCCCGACTATCCCATTGCCTACGACGCCGGAAAGGCCCTTCACGCCGCCGCCAAAGCCGGCGGCGAGGCTGGTTACGGTGCGCAATGGGCGGGGCAAGGTGCGCCGCTCGCGCGTGCCATGCCCGCAGCAGAGCTTATGGCAACGCTCGCGCGTGA
- a CDS encoding pyocin activator PrtN family protein, translated as MSGCSPRARRSARVRCAVRSRISESDSGLPSSSASSSSGSCRPIIPAEDVARDFFGLSADKFVRKVSAGAIAFPLSAWKHRRNAPKASTSMTSPTIWTRDGRRRSRNVNSYRG; from the coding sequence ATGTCCGGCTGCTCGCCAAGGGCGAGACGCAGCGCAAGGGTGCGATGCGCGGTCAGGTCTCGGATAAGCGAGTCCGACAGCGGCTTGCCGTCTTCCTCCGCGTCCTCGTCCTCCGGCTCATGCCGACCGATCATTCCTGCGGAAGATGTAGCTAGGGACTTTTTCGGCTTGAGCGCCGATAAGTTCGTGCGGAAAGTATCGGCCGGGGCCATCGCCTTCCCCTTGTCCGCATGGAAGCATCGCAGAAATGCGCCAAAGGCGTCCACATCGATGACCTCGCCGACTATCTGGACAAGAGACGGGCGGCGGCGGTCAAGGAATGTGAACAGCTACAGGGGTTAA